The Phoenix dactylifera cultivar Barhee BC4 chromosome 9, palm_55x_up_171113_PBpolish2nd_filt_p, whole genome shotgun sequence genome window below encodes:
- the LOC103719572 gene encoding uncharacterized protein LOC103719572 gives MNHCAMQQNALAACEEMRGAFSFAAADRRPPVFCPKPRRLGPLFSADSVRPRRWHASHQADLSDTKAGAELLDLFLTKGGEQVASSPPFFCGSPPSRAANPVVQDARFGEDRPPAPMAALPVQSGSPMSPRKGCVRAKFGLKPAAVRIEGFDCLNRDSRSCSITAVA, from the exons ATGAACCACTGCGCGATGCAGCAGAACGCTTTGGCTGCCTGCGAGGAGATGCGGGGGGCCTTCTCCTTCGCCGCCGCCGACCGAAGGCCCCCTGTCTTCTGCCCCAAGCCCCGCCGGCTCGGCCCCCTCTTCTCCGCCGATTCCGTCCGCCCCCGCCGGTGGCACGCCAG TCATCAAGCAGATCTCTCGGACACGAAGGCCGGAGCGGAGCTTCTCGATTTGTTTCTAACAAAG GGTGGGGAACAGGTGGCCTCGTCACCTCCGTTCTTCTGTGGCTCCCCGCCGAGTCGGGCGGCGAACCCGGTGGTCCAAGATGCCCGTTTCGGCGAGGACCGGCCGCCGGCCCCGATGGCCGCCCTTCCGGTCCAATCCGGCTCGCCGATGTCGCCACGGAAAGGCTGTGTGCGTGCCAAATTCGGCCTCAAGCCGGCGGCCGTGAGAATCGAGGGTTTTGATTGCCTCAATCGCGATAGCCGGAGCTGCAGCATCACTGCTGTGGCCTAA
- the LOC103719573 gene encoding ribulose bisphosphate carboxylase small chain, chloroplastic-like produces MASSMTVSSAAIASRATPAQSSMVAPFTGLKSTSAFPATRRASNDFSKLPSNGGRVQCMKVWPIEGVKKFETLSYLPPLPIEALLKQIEYLLRSRWIPCLEFCKIGFVYRENHRSPGYYDGRYWTMWKLPMFGCNDAAQVAKELEECKKEYPDAFIRIIGFDNVRQVQCISFIAYKPPGF; encoded by the exons atGGCTTCCTCCATGACGGTCTCTTCTGCAGCCATTGCTTCCCGGGCCACCCCAGCACAATCCAGCATGGTCGCACCCTTCACCGGCCTCAAGTCAACTTCGGCCTTCCCGGCCACAAGGAGGGCAAGCAACGATTTCTCCAAGCTTCCGAGCAACGGAGGCAGAGTTCAGTGCATGAAG GTGTGGCCGATAGAGGGTGTGAAGAAGTTCGAGACCCTCTCTTACCTTCCGCCGCTCCCCATCGAGGCTTTGCTCAAACAAATTGAGTACCTTCTCCGCAGTAGATGGATTCCTTGCTTGGAGTTCTGCAAA ATTGGCTTTGTGTACCGTGAGAACCACCGATCCCCTGGGTACTACGATGGTCGCTACTGGACCATGTGGAAATTGCCCATGTTCGGCTGCAACGATGCCGCCCAGGTCGCGAAGGAGCTGGAGGAGTGCAAGAAGGAGTACCCGGATGCATTCATTCGGATCATCGGGTTCGACAACGTTCGCCAAGTGCAGTGCATCAGTTTCATCGCCTACAAGCCCCCAGGCTTCTAA
- the LOC103719574 gene encoding metal tolerance protein 7-like: MAMDLRSESTDYRMELLSPMRVEAAIMMQSTQPSWRISVSDFEVPQVPKDPTFGSFVFPMTLGKKNKIAKYYKKQQKLLEGLGEMESFTELGSLEGAPTEDELKQLAISERTAINISNIANLVLFVAKVYASIESKSMAVIASTLDSLLDLLSGLILWFTSYAMKKPSRYSYPIGKKRMQPVGIIVFASVMATLGLQVLLESGRQLLMQAHTAIDQNEEKWMIGIMTSATIAKFVLVLYCRKFQNEIVRAYAQDHSFDVMTNSIGLAAALLAIRFYWWMDPAGAILIALYTMCTWAKTVMENVWSLIGKTAPPEFLTKLTYLIWNHHAEIKHIATVRAYTFGSEYFVEVDIVLPGNMLLSQAHDIGETLQEKLEQLPEVERAFVHVDFEHTHRPEHKTKV, from the exons ATGGCAATGGATCTCCGCAGCGAGTCCACGGACTATCGGATGGAGCTCCTGTCCCCCATGAGGGTGGAAGCAGCCATCATGATGCAGTCCACTCAACCATCATGGAGGATCAGCGTAAGTGATTTCGAGGTGCCACAAGTTCCCAAAGATCCCACCTTCGGTTCCTTCGTCTTCCCTATGACTCTCG gtaagaaaaataaaatagcgAAGTACTATAAGAAGCAACAGAAGCTTCTGGAGGGATTGGGTGAAATGGAAAGCTTCACCGAATTAGGTTCTTTAGAGGGAGCTCCTACAGAG GATGAGCTAAAACAGCTAGCGATCAGTGAAAGGACGGCAATTAACATTTCAAACATAGCTAATCTTGTCCTTTTTGTGGCGAAAGTGTATGCATCGATCGAAAGCAAATCCATGGCAGTGATTGCTTCCACCTTAGATTCTCTTTTGGATCTTCTATCCGGACTTATTCTTTGGTTTACGTCGTATGCCATGAAGAAGCCTAGCCGATACAGTTATCCAATTGGAAAAAAACGAATGCAACCAGTG GGTATTATAGTTTTTGCTTCTGTGATGGCTACTCTTGGTCTGCAAGTACTATTAGAGTCTGGCAGACAGCTCCTTATGCAG GCCCACACTGCTATCGATCAGAATGAAGAGAAATGGATGATTGGCATCATGACTTCGGCGACCATTGCGAAATTTGTGCTCGTGCTTTATTGCCGTAAGTTCCAGAATGAAATTGTTAGAGCTTATGCACAAGATCACTCGTTTGATGTCATGACTAACTCCATTGGCCTAGCAGCAGCCTTGCTTGCCATCAGATTCTACTGGTGGATGGATCCTGCTGGAGCAATACTG ATAGCTTTGTACACGATGTGTACATGGGCAAAGACTGTTATGGAGAACGTATGGTCATTAATTGGGAAAACGGCGCCACCCGAGTTCTTAACGAAGCTGACGTACCTCATCTGGAATCACCATGCAGAAATCAAGCATATTGCTACGGTTAGAGCATATACCTTCGGTTCTGAATACTTCGTCGAGGTGGACATTGTCTTGCCTGGGAACATGCTTTTGAGCCAAGCACACGACATTGGTGAAACGCTCCAAGAAAAACTTGAACAGCTGCCGGAAGTTGAGCGTGCTTTTGTACATGTAGATTTTGAACATACTCATAGGCCTGAACACAAGACTAAGGTGTGA